In a genomic window of Nocardiopsis mwathae:
- a CDS encoding glycosyltransferase family 28 protein, whose protein sequence is MPTAPILFVASSGGHLAQLWSLRPWWEGRSRAWVTFRTPDAEPLLDGEEVTWAHHPTTRHLGNLARNTVLAVRVFARRRPSLVITTGAGVALPFFALAWLLRVPTVYIEVYDRIDRPTLTTRLCRPFTRLYLAQWDEQRTFLPSTAITVGPLL, encoded by the coding sequence ATGCCTACCGCCCCGATCCTGTTCGTCGCATCAAGTGGGGGCCACCTCGCCCAGCTGTGGTCCCTGCGTCCCTGGTGGGAGGGGCGGTCGCGGGCCTGGGTCACGTTCCGCACGCCTGATGCCGAACCGCTGCTCGACGGCGAAGAGGTCACCTGGGCCCACCACCCCACCACCCGCCATCTCGGCAACCTCGCCCGCAACACGGTGCTGGCGGTACGCGTGTTCGCCCGCCGCCGGCCGTCCCTGGTCATCACGACCGGGGCCGGTGTGGCGCTCCCCTTCTTCGCCCTGGCCTGGCTGCTGCGCGTCCCGACCGTCTACATCGAGGTCTACGACCGGATCGACCGCCCCACCCTGACCACCCGGCTGTGCCGCCCCTTCACCCGCCTGTACCTCGCCCAATGGGACGAGCAGCGCACGTTCCTGCCGTCCACCGCCATCACCGTGGGACCGCTCCTGTGA